One Syntrophorhabdaceae bacterium genomic window carries:
- a CDS encoding sugar transferase — MDKKRKWREQNPDLSYPPVNEIASHHGGDLASESPFVISISRKDDTTRNTGGVSVGFPRFRWLLFMGDLLLVMFANFLSTWIRFGMPLNTLKEYTVASFITIVIYPVTLYIFDLYNVERSFRSWEMAYRSAFAVTAGGLVAMIAFYLVPYGPYGRGIMAIEVLLVWGLFNIWRFLYGLIFQKTAPRVPALIVGAGACGRAIYEVLKSPLSPYEIRGFLDDDPAQLGKSRSPTIMGSSRQITEIARKVGVHTAILAIPKNRSASLIRNILDARLQGINIRDMADVYEELTGRIPVRNIGDQWLLFAEGFYLLHKEYIQKFKRLMDLITSGLFLLFIAPLMGLIALAVKLDSPGPVLYSQRRMGKGQQIFTIYKFRSMRHDAETEGVRWAQEKDPRVTKIGRFLRLTHMDEIPQIWNIFKGDMSLVGPRPERPEFVALLEKEVPYYFARHSVKPGMTGWAQINYQYGASIEDAKNKLEYDIYYVKNMSLMLDFKILLRTIGVVLLSDGAR; from the coding sequence ATGGATAAGAAAAGAAAATGGAGAGAACAGAATCCTGACCTCTCTTACCCCCCGGTAAACGAGATAGCGTCTCATCACGGGGGTGACCTCGCGTCAGAATCGCCATTTGTCATCTCCATCTCCAGGAAAGATGATACGACGAGGAACACCGGCGGGGTCTCCGTAGGGTTCCCCCGGTTCCGCTGGCTCCTCTTTATGGGCGATCTTCTGCTCGTCATGTTCGCCAACTTCTTGAGCACCTGGATCCGGTTCGGTATGCCGTTGAACACCCTCAAGGAGTATACCGTGGCCTCGTTCATTACCATCGTGATCTATCCGGTTACCCTCTACATCTTCGATCTCTACAATGTAGAACGTTCGTTCCGTTCCTGGGAGATGGCTTACCGGAGCGCTTTTGCCGTAACCGCCGGCGGTCTTGTGGCCATGATCGCCTTCTATCTCGTACCTTATGGCCCATACGGACGGGGTATTATGGCCATCGAGGTACTCCTTGTCTGGGGGCTTTTCAATATCTGGCGGTTTCTCTACGGTCTTATCTTCCAGAAGACTGCCCCTAGGGTACCCGCTTTGATCGTGGGTGCAGGTGCCTGCGGCAGGGCCATCTATGAGGTGCTCAAGTCCCCGCTCTCTCCCTATGAGATCAGGGGGTTCTTAGACGATGATCCGGCGCAGCTCGGTAAGAGCAGATCACCGACCATCATGGGTAGCTCCCGGCAGATTACAGAGATCGCGAGAAAGGTGGGGGTCCATACGGCGATCCTTGCTATCCCCAAGAACAGATCCGCTTCTCTCATACGGAACATCCTTGACGCCCGTCTTCAGGGCATCAATATCCGGGACATGGCCGATGTATACGAAGAGTTGACCGGACGGATTCCGGTGCGTAACATCGGCGACCAGTGGCTCCTCTTCGCAGAAGGCTTCTATCTGCTCCACAAGGAGTATATCCAGAAGTTCAAGCGTCTTATGGATCTTATCACCTCGGGGTTGTTCCTTCTCTTTATCGCCCCCCTCATGGGGCTTATCGCGCTTGCGGTCAAGCTTGATTCCCCGGGCCCTGTGCTCTACAGCCAGCGCAGGATGGGTAAAGGACAGCAGATCTTTACGATCTACAAGTTCAGGTCCATGCGCCATGATGCAGAGACCGAAGGCGTCCGCTGGGCACAGGAGAAAGACCCGAGGGTGACTAAAATCGGGAGGTTCTTACGACTCACCCACATGGATGAGATCCCCCAGATATGGAACATATTCAAGGGCGACATGAGTCTTGTGGGGCCGAGGCCTGAACGGCCGGAATTTGTCGCGCTTCTCGAAAAGGAAGTGCCCTACTACTTCGCCCGCCACTCAGTAAAGCCCGGTATGACCGGATGGGCCCAGATAAACTACCAGTACGGTGCGTCTATTGAAGACGCGAAAAACAAGCTTGAGTACGATATTTACTACGTGAAGAACATGTCCCTCATGCTCGATTTCAAGATTCTTCTTCGCACTATAGGCGTGGTCCTCTTGAGCGACGGGGCTCGGTAG
- a CDS encoding acyl carrier protein, translated as MEQNIKQQIIDFITTNFLFDDSQTVIGEKDSLLETGVIDSTGVLELIAFIEETYGIKVDDEEITPENLDTILDITYFIQQKLTQSSVRSSSSGL; from the coding sequence ATGGAACAAAACATCAAGCAGCAGATAATCGATTTCATAACCACAAATTTCCTTTTCGATGATTCCCAGACCGTAATCGGGGAAAAAGACTCTCTCCTTGAAACCGGCGTCATCGATTCTACCGGTGTGCTTGAATTGATCGCCTTTATTGAAGAAACTTACGGAATCAAAGTGGATGACGAGGAAATCACACCGGAGAATCTGGACACCATACTCGACATCACCTACTTCATTCAACAGAAATTGACCCAGAGCTCCGTAAGATCGAGTTCATCGGGGCTGTAA